Proteins from one Streptomyces sp. NBC_00289 genomic window:
- a CDS encoding Clp protease N-terminal domain-containing protein, giving the protein MHSRIPRQSAHGPDSRRSDHSDHRDNDARLSAELAAVFSGARRRAVRDGDAQIDTAHLLHSLLESDPEVREAFGEGPQVARLLGYLVQRSIGYGLRWHGTVEDSGGLPVVTDLAGFSPLAAGALERACARAAGRGGGPARGVDLLAAIVVDHQARAVEVLARAGIDAAELSARIEGNPEELDEYAGGGESGR; this is encoded by the coding sequence GTGCACTCCCGTATCCCCCGGCAGTCGGCCCACGGGCCGGACAGCCGGCGCTCGGACCACTCCGACCACCGTGACAACGATGCCAGGCTCAGCGCGGAACTGGCAGCGGTGTTCTCCGGCGCGCGCCGGCGGGCGGTCCGGGACGGGGACGCGCAGATCGACACGGCCCACCTGCTGCACTCGCTGCTCGAGTCCGACCCCGAAGTGCGGGAGGCCTTCGGTGAGGGACCGCAGGTGGCCCGTCTGCTCGGCTACCTCGTGCAGCGCAGCATCGGCTACGGCCTGCGCTGGCACGGCACCGTGGAGGACTCCGGCGGCCTGCCCGTCGTGACGGACCTCGCCGGATTCTCACCACTGGCCGCCGGCGCCCTGGAACGCGCCTGCGCACGGGCCGCCGGACGGGGCGGCGGACCGGCCAGGGGTGTCGACCTGCTCGCGGCGATCGTCGTGGATCACCAGGCCCGCGCCGTCGAGGTACTGGCCCGCGCCGGGATCGACGCCGCCGAACTGTCCGCCCGGATCGAGGGGAACCCCGAGGAACTCGACGAGTACGCCGGAGGCGGCGAGTCCGGCCGCTGA
- a CDS encoding FMN-binding negative transcriptional regulator yields the protein MLIHPWDAPHDDTEWQRWLATHDFGQLAVNGPPGEPPQVQPLHFAYDAERAEVVTHLARPNPLWPALEANPDVLLSVVDDYAFVPGPWQAAPEEAPEHGTPTSLYAAVQLRCRARVVDDPAEKAELLNRQVGHFQPEGGSARAAVGEEPYGRLLPGIRGLRLDVVGVRAKFKYAGKKPDAVQDRIAAGLADRSAPGDTAARAHLLRRRGA from the coding sequence ATGCTGATCCATCCCTGGGACGCGCCCCACGACGACACCGAGTGGCAGCGGTGGCTCGCCACCCACGACTTCGGGCAGCTCGCGGTGAACGGCCCGCCGGGCGAGCCGCCGCAGGTCCAGCCCCTGCACTTCGCCTACGACGCCGAGCGGGCCGAGGTCGTCACGCATCTCGCGCGCCCCAACCCCCTGTGGCCCGCCCTTGAGGCGAACCCGGACGTCCTGCTGAGCGTGGTGGACGACTACGCGTTCGTCCCCGGACCGTGGCAGGCCGCCCCCGAGGAAGCACCCGAACACGGCACACCCACCAGCCTGTACGCCGCCGTGCAACTGCGGTGCCGGGCCCGGGTCGTCGACGACCCGGCCGAGAAGGCCGAGCTGCTCAACCGGCAGGTCGGTCACTTCCAGCCGGAGGGCGGCTCGGCACGGGCGGCGGTGGGCGAGGAGCCGTACGGCCGACTGCTGCCCGGTATCCGCGGTCTGCGGCTCGACGTGGTGGGCGTGCGGGCGAAGTTCAAGTACGCGGGCAAGAAGCCCGACGCTGTACAGGACCGCATCGCCGCCGGACTGGCCGACCGCTCCGCCCCGGGCGACACGGCGGCACGCGCACACCTGCTGCGCAGACGCGGAGCCTGA
- a CDS encoding pyridoxamine 5'-phosphate oxidase family protein yields MQETERPTSQPTVYTPTDRTVPTRSPDRASYDRELVHSILDAAYVCHLGFVRDGAPVVLPTLYGRVGDRLYVHGSTGSRPLRMTGQADPGLPVCLTVTHVDALILARSAFHHSINYRSVVVHGVAHDVTDPEEKRLALDALVDHVVPGRSSDSRPANKKELAATAVIRLDLDEVSAKLRTGGVNDEPEDLALPHWAGVVPLRKGYEAPVADADLAPGTELPANIRAL; encoded by the coding sequence ATGCAGGAGACCGAGCGGCCGACGTCGCAGCCCACCGTCTACACGCCGACCGACCGCACCGTCCCCACCCGGTCCCCCGACCGGGCCTCCTACGACAGGGAGCTGGTGCACTCCATACTCGACGCGGCCTACGTCTGCCACCTGGGGTTCGTCCGGGACGGCGCTCCGGTCGTCCTGCCCACGCTCTACGGCCGGGTCGGCGACCGGCTCTACGTCCACGGCTCGACGGGCTCGCGGCCGCTGCGGATGACCGGACAGGCGGACCCCGGCCTGCCGGTGTGCCTCACGGTCACGCACGTCGACGCGCTGATCCTGGCCCGCTCGGCCTTCCACCACTCGATCAACTACCGGTCCGTGGTCGTGCACGGCGTCGCGCACGACGTGACGGACCCCGAGGAGAAGCGGCTGGCCCTGGACGCGCTGGTCGACCACGTCGTACCGGGCCGGTCCTCCGACTCCCGGCCGGCCAACAAGAAGGAGCTGGCCGCCACCGCCGTCATCCGCCTCGACCTCGACGAGGTCTCCGCCAAGCTCCGCACGGGCGGCGTCAACGACGAACCCGAGGACCTCGCCCTCCCCCACTGGGCCGGCGTCGTCCCGCTGCGCAAGGGGTACGAGGCGCCCGTCGCCGACGCCGACCTGGCCCCCGGCACCGAGCTCCCCGCGAACATCAGGGCCCTCTGA
- a CDS encoding potassium channel family protein has translation MDDPAASGKEPARSGRAPSRKQPDRRAAALALARAVGITVGLLTAYYLLPFDERGTGNTSLLLTIGLVAVFLVFGWEVRAIVQSPHPRLKAVEALVATLVMYLVLFASGYYLMERSTPGSFSEPLTRTDALYFTLTTFSTVGYGDITARSQTGRVATMLQMVGGLMLVGVAARILAGAVQAGLRRQGREPPQL, from the coding sequence ATGGACGATCCAGCGGCTTCCGGGAAGGAGCCCGCCCGGTCCGGGCGGGCTCCTTCCCGGAAACAACCCGACCGGCGCGCGGCGGCCCTGGCCCTCGCGCGTGCCGTGGGCATCACGGTGGGCCTGCTCACCGCGTACTACCTGCTGCCGTTCGACGAACGCGGCACGGGCAACACCTCGCTCCTGCTCACGATCGGCCTGGTGGCGGTGTTCCTCGTCTTCGGGTGGGAGGTCCGGGCCATCGTGCAGTCGCCGCACCCCCGGCTGAAGGCCGTCGAGGCCCTGGTCGCGACGCTGGTGATGTATCTGGTGCTCTTCGCGAGCGGCTACTACCTGATGGAGCGATCCACGCCCGGGTCCTTCAGCGAACCGCTCACCCGAACGGACGCCCTGTACTTCACCCTGACCACGTTCTCCACCGTCGGGTACGGCGACATCACCGCCCGTTCGCAGACCGGGCGGGTGGCGACGATGCTGCAGATGGTCGGCGGACTGATGCTCGTGGGCGTCGCCGCACGGATCCTCGCGGGTGCCGTCCAGGCGGGTCTTCGCCGACAGGGCCGGGAGCCGCCGCAGCTGTAG
- a CDS encoding HdeD family acid-resistance protein → MTVSRGPTPRTGSEHRPDGAVPAAMEDPADVLAKLGRSWTWILASAITTLVPGILVLVWPDETLNVLAIVIGLYLLVSGAFRFVATFDRDEHGERLAGLLLAVLYVLAGVLCLRNPLQTIAALSLIVGIVWLVSGILTLYTAIAAKDLPHRGFVLGAAVIAILAGIVVLALPAESALALTRLLGLWLVLLGLVEVAVAFAWRAALRRSRITEPSDPAGAV, encoded by the coding sequence ATGACCGTGTCGCGTGGTCCGACACCGCGTACCGGATCGGAACACAGGCCCGACGGGGCGGTCCCCGCAGCGATGGAGGACCCCGCCGACGTGCTGGCGAAACTCGGGCGGTCCTGGACGTGGATCCTCGCTTCGGCGATCACCACGCTCGTCCCCGGCATCCTGGTCCTGGTCTGGCCTGACGAGACCCTCAACGTGCTGGCGATCGTCATCGGCCTCTACCTGCTGGTGAGCGGGGCGTTCCGGTTCGTCGCCACCTTCGACCGCGACGAACACGGCGAGCGGCTGGCGGGTCTGCTCCTCGCGGTGCTGTACGTCCTGGCCGGAGTGCTGTGCCTGCGCAACCCGCTGCAGACGATCGCCGCGCTCTCGCTGATCGTCGGGATCGTCTGGCTGGTGTCCGGCATCCTCACCCTCTACACGGCCATCGCCGCCAAGGACCTGCCCCACCGCGGCTTCGTCCTCGGCGCCGCGGTGATCGCCATTCTCGCCGGGATCGTGGTGCTCGCCCTGCCCGCCGAGTCCGCCCTGGCGCTGACCCGGCTGCTCGGTCTGTGGCTCGTGCTGCTGGGTCTGGTCGAGGTGGCCGTCGCCTTCGCGTGGCGGGCAGCCCTCCGCAGGTCACGTATCACGGAGCCGAGCGACCCGGCCGGGGCCGTCTGA
- a CDS encoding DMT family transporter, producing the protein MSTAATTATRDPAPVAPRTRPTLDWRVRFGVLSLIWGFSFLLIKVGTEGYAPFQVTLGRLVFGTAVLAAAMATKRERLPRGGRTWGHLAVAAFLLNALPFSLFAYAELTLPSTLAGICNATSPLWGMALSLVALSEDRPTRARVAGLGLGFLGVLTVLGVWQGFHGLDATGTATALLASLSYPIGWIYVRRTLTGTGHSHLSLTGAQLMLATLQLAVVTPLFTGWPTRFPVPPLLAIAALGALGTGLAMLLQYGIVAEVGPTTAQMVTYFIPVIATAAGVVILGESLTWSTPVGAAIILTGAALTQAHPRPQPNPTAQ; encoded by the coding sequence ATGAGCACCGCCGCCACGACCGCCACCCGCGACCCGGCCCCCGTCGCGCCCCGCACCCGTCCGACGCTCGACTGGCGCGTCCGTTTCGGCGTCCTCTCGCTGATCTGGGGTTTCAGCTTCCTGCTGATCAAGGTGGGCACCGAGGGGTACGCCCCCTTCCAGGTCACGCTGGGCCGTCTGGTGTTCGGTACGGCGGTGCTCGCGGCGGCGATGGCGACGAAGCGTGAGCGGCTTCCGCGCGGCGGGCGCACCTGGGGTCATCTGGCGGTCGCCGCGTTCCTCCTGAACGCGCTGCCCTTCTCCCTCTTCGCCTACGCGGAGCTGACGCTCCCCTCCACCCTCGCCGGCATCTGCAACGCGACCTCCCCCCTGTGGGGCATGGCCCTCTCCCTGGTCGCCCTCTCCGAGGACCGGCCGACGCGGGCGCGGGTGGCGGGACTCGGCCTGGGCTTCCTGGGTGTCCTGACCGTCCTCGGCGTCTGGCAGGGCTTCCACGGCCTGGACGCCACCGGCACGGCGACGGCCCTGCTGGCCTCGCTCAGCTACCCGATCGGCTGGATCTACGTCCGCCGCACCCTGACCGGCACCGGTCACTCGCACCTGTCCCTGACCGGCGCCCAGTTGATGCTGGCCACGCTCCAACTGGCCGTGGTCACCCCGCTCTTCACCGGCTGGCCAACCCGCTTCCCGGTCCCACCCCTGCTCGCGATCGCGGCGCTGGGCGCCCTCGGCACGGGCCTGGCCATGCTCCTCCAGTACGGCATCGTCGCCGAGGTCGGCCCCACGACGGCCCAGATGGTCACCTACTTCATCCCGGTCATCGCAACCGCCGCGGGCGTGGTGATCCTGGGCGAATCACTGACCTGGTCGACCCCGGTAGGCGCGGCGATCATCCTGACCGGAGCAGCCCTGACCCAGGCCCACCCACGCCCCCAACCCAACCCGACAGCCCAGTAG
- a CDS encoding class II glutamine amidotransferase, translated as MCRWLAYSGTPILLDAILYRPAHSLIDQSLHSKLGVETTNGDGFGVGWYATDVDTPAVVRDTAPAWSNRNLREIANHVRSHQFFAHIRASTGTAVQQTNCHPFRHGHWMWMHNGAITDFHRMRRDLALVVDPELFLDIEGSTDSEMMFFLALTFGLEEDPPGAVARMAGLVEEVGHRHGVEFPLQMTVAVTDGQSLWAFRYSSQGASRSLYYSTKVETLRALHPDVAFLRGISDDTRLFVSEPLGDLPGAWNEVPENSYGVVRPGTDDQDLVPFAPQAA; from the coding sequence ATGTGCCGGTGGCTTGCCTACTCCGGAACACCCATCCTGCTCGACGCCATCCTCTACAGACCGGCCCACTCGCTGATCGACCAGAGCCTGCACTCCAAGCTGGGCGTCGAGACGACCAACGGTGACGGCTTCGGCGTCGGCTGGTACGCGACGGACGTCGACACCCCGGCGGTCGTCCGGGACACCGCCCCGGCGTGGAGCAACCGCAACCTGCGGGAGATCGCCAACCACGTCCGCTCGCACCAGTTCTTCGCGCACATCCGGGCCTCGACCGGGACCGCCGTGCAGCAGACCAACTGCCATCCGTTCCGCCACGGTCACTGGATGTGGATGCACAACGGGGCGATCACCGACTTCCACCGGATGCGGCGCGACCTCGCCCTCGTCGTCGACCCGGAGCTGTTCCTCGACATCGAGGGGTCGACGGACTCGGAGATGATGTTCTTCCTGGCCCTCACCTTCGGCCTGGAAGAGGACCCACCGGGCGCCGTGGCACGGATGGCGGGCCTGGTGGAGGAGGTCGGTCACCGGCACGGGGTGGAGTTCCCGCTGCAGATGACGGTGGCCGTGACCGACGGCCAGAGCCTGTGGGCCTTCCGCTACTCCAGCCAGGGCGCCTCCCGTTCGCTCTACTACAGCACCAAGGTGGAGACACTCCGGGCCCTCCACCCGGACGTGGCGTTCCTGCGGGGGATATCCGACGACACCCGCCTCTTCGTCTCCGAGCCCCTGGGTGACCTGCCCGGCGCCTGGAACGAGGTGCCCGAGAACAGCTACGGCGTGGTGCGACCGGGAACGGACGACCAGGATTTGGTCCCCTTCGCCCCACAGGCCGCCTAG
- a CDS encoding SHOCT domain-containing protein — translation MSGQTYLAYDYPLLSVFWSMLLFFVWIMWFVLLFRIVVDIFRDDTMSGWAKAGWLVFVIVLPFLGVFVYVIARGKNMGRREATQARDQQKAFDSYIRETAKGGGEGGTSSVDELARLSEIRARGDISDDEFRRAKELVLSGSGPSERAGTAPSASAP, via the coding sequence ATGAGTGGGCAGACGTACCTCGCCTACGACTATCCGCTGCTGAGCGTCTTCTGGTCCATGCTGTTGTTCTTCGTGTGGATCATGTGGTTCGTCCTGCTCTTCCGGATCGTCGTGGACATCTTCCGCGACGACACGATGAGCGGCTGGGCCAAGGCCGGCTGGCTGGTGTTCGTCATCGTCCTGCCCTTCCTGGGCGTGTTCGTCTACGTGATCGCACGTGGGAAGAACATGGGCCGCCGCGAGGCGACGCAGGCGCGAGACCAGCAGAAGGCGTTCGACAGCTACATCCGCGAGACCGCCAAGGGTGGTGGCGAGGGAGGGACCAGCAGCGTCGACGAACTCGCCAGGCTGTCCGAGATCCGTGCCCGCGGCGACATCTCGGACGACGAGTTCCGCAGGGCCAAGGAACTGGTGCTGAGCGGCTCCGGTCCGTCGGAACGCGCGGGCACCGCCCCCTCCGCATCCGCCCCCTGA
- a CDS encoding DMT family transporter, which produces MSNNAVGLPVGRGLLYLIVAGVAWGTAGAAASLVYRASDMGAVTLSFWRCAAGLVLLSAARLLRPRTRPAVAGPRGRGVLRAGMTGLALAVFQTSYFAAVEATGLAVATVVTLGAGPVLIALGARLTLGERLGGAGAAAVAGALVGLGVLVLGGGEADVRPSGVLLALVSAAGYSVMTLLTRRWGRDGGTDAAGTSVAAFAVTSLCLLPFALAEGLVPHSADPVRVLWLLAFVAAVPTALAYALYFAGAAVVRSATVSVIMLLEPVSAAVLAVAVLGERLTAATLAGTALMLGSVAALAVAEARGAGAKARGAGAEEPVPAPTG; this is translated from the coding sequence GTGTCGAACAACGCTGTCGGCCTGCCCGTCGGGCGAGGCCTGCTCTATCTGATCGTCGCCGGTGTCGCCTGGGGCACCGCGGGCGCGGCCGCCTCCCTGGTCTACCGGGCCAGTGACATGGGGGCCGTCACCCTTTCCTTCTGGCGCTGCGCGGCCGGACTGGTCCTGCTGTCCGCCGCCCGCCTGCTGCGCCCGCGCACCCGGCCCGCCGTGGCGGGGCCGCGCGGCCGCGGGGTCCTGCGGGCGGGGATGACGGGGCTGGCCCTCGCCGTCTTCCAGACGAGCTACTTCGCGGCCGTCGAGGCCACCGGACTCGCCGTGGCGACCGTCGTCACGCTCGGCGCCGGGCCCGTGCTCATCGCGCTCGGCGCACGGCTGACCCTGGGGGAGCGCCTCGGCGGGGCGGGTGCCGCCGCCGTCGCCGGGGCGCTCGTCGGTCTCGGGGTGCTGGTCCTCGGCGGCGGGGAGGCGGACGTACGCCCGTCGGGTGTGCTGCTGGCGCTGGTGTCCGCGGCCGGATACAGCGTGATGACGCTGCTCACCCGACGATGGGGCCGCGACGGCGGGACGGACGCCGCCGGTACGTCGGTGGCCGCGTTCGCGGTGACGAGCCTGTGCCTGCTGCCGTTCGCGCTGGCCGAGGGGCTGGTGCCGCACAGCGCCGACCCGGTGCGCGTCCTGTGGCTCCTGGCCTTCGTCGCGGCCGTTCCCACGGCCCTCGCCTACGCCCTGTACTTCGCGGGCGCGGCCGTCGTCCGGTCCGCCACCGTGTCCGTGATCATGCTGCTCGAGCCGGTCAGCGCGGCGGTGCTGGCCGTCGCCGTGCTCGGCGAGCGGCTCACCGCGGCCACGCTGGCCGGCACGGCGCTGATGCTGGGTTCGGTCGCCGCGCTCGCGGTGGCCGAGGCGCGAGGCGCGGGGGCGAAGGCGCGGGGCGCGGGAGCGGAGGAACCGGTTCCGGCGCCGACGGGCTGA
- a CDS encoding DMT family transporter, whose amino-acid sequence MHTSESGRGDRTRGFGLGLALVSALAFGGSGVAAKPLIEAGLDPLHVVWLRVTGAALVMLPVAVRHRALLRGRPALLAGFGLLAVAGVQACYFAAISRIPVGVALLVEYLAPALVLGWVRFVQRRPVTRAAALGVVLAVGGLACVVEVWSGLSFDALGLLLALGAACCQVGYFVLSDQGSASGDRAPDPLGVIAYGLLVGTAVLTVVARPWTMDWSVLGRSAEMNGTPVAAGLLLAWIVLIATVLAYVTGVLSVRRLSPQVAGVVACLEAVIATVLAWVLLGEHLSAPQIVGGAVVLAGAFIAQTSAPGGNPAEPAAGKEEERELSARGTAA is encoded by the coding sequence GTGCACACGTCTGAAAGCGGTCGGGGCGACCGCACACGAGGTTTCGGGCTCGGCCTCGCCCTGGTGTCCGCGCTCGCCTTCGGCGGCTCCGGTGTCGCGGCCAAGCCGCTGATCGAGGCGGGCCTCGACCCGCTCCACGTGGTGTGGCTGCGGGTGACCGGCGCGGCCCTGGTGATGCTGCCGGTCGCCGTACGCCACCGCGCGTTGCTGCGCGGCCGCCCGGCCCTGCTCGCCGGATTCGGGCTGCTCGCCGTCGCCGGTGTCCAGGCCTGCTACTTCGCCGCGATCAGCCGCATTCCCGTCGGGGTCGCGCTGCTCGTCGAGTACCTGGCGCCCGCCCTCGTCCTCGGCTGGGTGCGCTTCGTGCAGCGGCGGCCGGTGACGCGCGCCGCCGCGCTCGGAGTGGTCCTCGCGGTCGGCGGACTCGCCTGTGTCGTCGAGGTCTGGTCGGGCCTGAGCTTCGACGCCCTCGGTCTCCTCCTCGCGCTCGGCGCCGCCTGCTGCCAGGTCGGCTACTTCGTCCTCTCCGACCAGGGCAGCGCATCCGGCGACCGGGCTCCCGACCCGCTCGGCGTGATCGCGTACGGCCTGCTGGTCGGGACCGCCGTACTGACCGTCGTCGCCCGCCCCTGGACCATGGACTGGTCGGTGCTCGGCCGCTCGGCGGAGATGAACGGCACCCCCGTCGCGGCCGGTCTGCTGCTGGCCTGGATCGTGCTGATCGCCACGGTCCTCGCCTACGTCACCGGCGTGCTGTCGGTGCGCCGGCTCTCCCCGCAGGTCGCGGGCGTCGTGGCCTGCCTCGAAGCGGTCATCGCCACCGTCCTCGCCTGGGTCCTGCTCGGCGAGCACCTCTCGGCGCCGCAGATCGTCGGCGGCGCGGTGGTCCTGGCCGGCGCGTTCATCGCCCAGACGTCGGCGCCCGGCGGCAACCCGGCCGAACCGGCCGCGGGCAAGGAGGAGGAACGCGAGTTGTCGGCCCGCGGGACTGCGGCCTAG
- a CDS encoding SRPBCC family protein yields MAEVSAEARIQAPAEKVWAQLTDWSAYGEWNATHTSFPKGGPTTLEVGATFQENMKLMGFPAEVEWTVEELEPARVLAIRGKGPMAVSVATRYTLTPDGDATLVRIDGEFTGAAVSLMAGKLKDSGTAALNESLRKLAGLVS; encoded by the coding sequence ATGGCCGAAGTCAGCGCGGAGGCACGCATCCAGGCCCCCGCCGAGAAGGTGTGGGCGCAGCTCACGGACTGGTCCGCCTACGGCGAGTGGAACGCGACCCACACCAGCTTCCCGAAGGGCGGCCCGACGACCCTGGAAGTGGGCGCGACCTTCCAGGAGAACATGAAGCTGATGGGCTTCCCGGCGGAGGTCGAGTGGACCGTCGAGGAGCTGGAGCCGGCCCGGGTGCTCGCCATCCGCGGCAAGGGCCCGATGGCCGTGTCCGTCGCCACGCGCTACACCCTGACACCGGACGGCGACGCCACGCTGGTACGCATCGACGGCGAGTTCACCGGTGCCGCCGTGTCGCTGATGGCGGGCAAGCTCAAGGACTCGGGAACGGCCGCCCTGAACGAGTCGTTGCGCAAGCTGGCCGGACTGGTGTCCTGA
- a CDS encoding aminotransferase class I/II-fold pyridoxal phosphate-dependent enzyme: MLGEYRIEGRRAAEIASSVERAVGSGELEPGQLLPAMRDLATELGVNPNTVAAAYRTLRERGVIETAGRRGSRVRPTPATTGREHIRVHVPEGVRDVSNGNPDPALLPSLASAFTAAAELADRDPVLYGDGPVEPELALRARAELDADGVPEGPLAITSGSLDAIERVLAAHLRPGDAVAVEDPGWGSLLDLVPALGLRTEPVGVDDEGPLPDDVRRALEGGARALIVTDRAQNPTGAVVSAGRADALRSVLREYPDTLLIEDDHGHGIVDLPLRPLAGVTHGWVFVRSVAKAYGPDLRLAVLTGDAVTLDRVRGRQRLGPGWVSRITQRAVARLLADGALDTAAVAAAYRGRRDLLIGALADRGVGAHGRSGLNVWIPVPDETGAVARLLHAGWAVAPGARFRMSAPPGIRVTVSTLTDDEILALADAVGSAVGSAAGRGYV, translated from the coding sequence GTGCTAGGAGAATATCGGATCGAAGGTCGGCGCGCAGCGGAGATTGCGTCAAGCGTCGAGCGCGCGGTGGGCTCGGGTGAGCTGGAGCCGGGGCAACTGCTGCCCGCCATGCGGGACTTGGCGACCGAGCTGGGCGTGAATCCCAACACCGTCGCGGCCGCGTACCGCACCCTGCGCGAGCGCGGCGTCATCGAGACCGCCGGGCGCCGGGGCAGCCGGGTGCGGCCCACACCCGCCACCACGGGACGCGAGCACATCCGGGTCCACGTACCCGAAGGGGTGCGGGACGTGTCGAACGGCAACCCGGACCCGGCGCTGCTGCCCTCCCTGGCGAGCGCCTTTACCGCGGCCGCCGAGCTCGCCGACCGGGATCCGGTGCTGTACGGAGACGGGCCGGTGGAGCCGGAGCTGGCGCTCCGCGCGCGAGCCGAGCTGGACGCCGACGGGGTGCCGGAGGGGCCCCTCGCCATCACCTCGGGCTCGCTCGACGCCATCGAGCGCGTCCTCGCGGCCCACCTCAGACCCGGCGACGCCGTCGCCGTCGAGGACCCGGGATGGGGGAGCCTGCTCGACCTCGTCCCGGCGCTCGGCCTGCGTACCGAACCCGTCGGCGTGGACGACGAAGGGCCGCTGCCCGACGACGTCCGCCGCGCCCTGGAGGGCGGGGCCCGCGCCCTGATCGTCACCGACCGGGCGCAGAACCCGACCGGTGCCGTGGTGAGCGCAGGGCGCGCGGACGCCCTGCGGTCCGTGCTGCGCGAGTACCCGGATACCCTTTTGATCGAGGACGACCACGGACACGGGATCGTCGACCTGCCCCTGCGTCCGCTGGCCGGGGTCACCCACGGTTGGGTGTTCGTGCGCTCGGTCGCCAAGGCGTACGGACCCGACCTGCGGCTCGCCGTGCTGACCGGGGACGCCGTCACCCTCGACCGGGTCCGCGGCCGTCAGCGGCTCGGGCCCGGCTGGGTCAGCAGGATCACCCAGCGGGCCGTGGCCCGGCTGCTGGCGGACGGCGCCCTCGACACGGCGGCGGTGGCCGCCGCGTACCGCGGACGACGGGACCTGCTGATCGGCGCGCTCGCGGACCGCGGGGTCGGGGCGCACGGGCGGAGCGGGCTGAACGTGTGGATCCCCGTGCCCGACGAGACCGGGGCCGTCGCGCGGCTGCTGCACGCGGGCTGGGCCGTCGCGCCCGGTGCGCGGTTCCGGATGAGCGCGCCGCCGGGCATCCGGGTCACCGTCTCCACGCTGACGGACGACGAGATTTTGGCGCTGGCGGACGCGGTTGGCTCCGCGGTGGGTTCGGCGGCGGGTCGGGGGTACGTCTAG
- a CDS encoding PadR family transcriptional regulator, which produces MRSHGFERGHGRRQDGPGRRGQDGFDGRRAAFGPFGPGGPGGPGFGGPGFGPGPWGPRGRGGPRGRARRGDVRASILALLKDRPMHGYEMIQEIAERSGGAWKPSPGSVYPTLQLLEDEGLIISASEGGKKLFSLTDSGRTAAEEGPDAPWEEASRGVDWEALGEIRQAGFGLMEAFGQVWKTGSKEQREKALTVINEARKKLYLILADED; this is translated from the coding sequence ATGCGCAGCCACGGATTCGAGCGTGGACACGGCCGTCGACAGGACGGCCCGGGCCGGCGTGGCCAGGACGGCTTCGACGGACGGCGTGCGGCCTTCGGGCCCTTCGGGCCGGGTGGCCCCGGCGGCCCCGGTTTCGGCGGACCGGGCTTCGGTCCGGGCCCATGGGGCCCAAGGGGGCGCGGTGGACCGAGGGGACGGGCGCGGCGAGGCGATGTACGGGCCTCGATCCTGGCCCTGCTCAAAGACCGGCCCATGCACGGTTACGAGATGATCCAGGAGATCGCCGAGCGCAGCGGCGGGGCGTGGAAGCCCAGCCCCGGTTCGGTGTACCCCACCCTCCAGTTGCTGGAGGACGAGGGGCTGATCATCAGCGCGAGTGAGGGCGGCAAGAAGCTTTTCTCGCTCACCGACTCCGGCCGTACGGCGGCCGAGGAGGGGCCCGACGCGCCGTGGGAGGAAGCCTCACGCGGCGTCGACTGGGAGGCCCTCGGTGAGATCCGGCAGGCCGGCTTCGGTCTGATGGAGGCCTTCGGCCAGGTCTGGAAGACCGGCAGCAAGGAGCAGCGGGAGAAGGCGCTGACCGTCATCAACGAGGCCCGCAAGAAGCTGTACCTGATCCTCGCCGACGAGGACTGA